The following coding sequences are from one Kosakonia sp. H02 window:
- a CDS encoding ABC transporter ATP-binding protein, with translation MTAQIALENVSLTFAAKPQPLTVLEEVSLALSPGEFVVLLGPSGCGKSTILNLVAGFTRPDSGQVLAGGKAVQQPGPSRGMIFQQPNLFPWLSVLDNVTFGPRLGKHRKADVNAQALDWLARVGLKGFEHHAPWQLSGGMKQRVALARAWLPGPDVLLLDEPFGALDAQTRLMMQELLREAWLETRTTLLFVTHDVEEALFLADRILVMSARPGKIVEEITLPFGRQRDIETIAGHPQYSEIKQHVLHRVRLEAKRHLS, from the coding sequence ATGACTGCACAAATTGCACTGGAAAACGTCTCCCTGACGTTTGCCGCAAAACCGCAACCGTTAACCGTGCTGGAAGAGGTCTCGCTGGCGCTGTCGCCGGGGGAATTTGTCGTGCTGCTGGGGCCGTCCGGCTGCGGCAAATCCACCATTCTCAACCTGGTCGCCGGGTTTACCCGACCCGACAGCGGCCAGGTGCTGGCGGGTGGCAAAGCCGTGCAACAGCCTGGCCCATCGCGCGGGATGATCTTCCAGCAGCCGAACCTGTTTCCGTGGTTGTCGGTGCTGGATAACGTCACCTTCGGCCCGAGGCTTGGCAAACATCGCAAAGCGGACGTCAACGCGCAGGCGCTGGACTGGCTGGCACGCGTCGGGCTGAAAGGCTTTGAGCACCATGCGCCGTGGCAGCTTTCCGGCGGCATGAAACAGCGCGTTGCGCTGGCGCGCGCCTGGCTGCCTGGCCCGGACGTTTTATTGCTGGATGAGCCTTTTGGCGCGCTGGATGCGCAGACGCGCTTAATGATGCAGGAACTGTTGCGCGAAGCCTGGCTGGAAACGCGCACCACGCTGCTGTTCGTCACGCACGATGTGGAAGAGGCGTTGTTTCTTGCCGATCGCATCCTGGTGATGTCGGCGCGGCCGGGGAAAATCGTCGAAGAGATTACCCTGCCGTTTGGTCGCCAGCGCGATATCGAAACCATCGCTGGACATCCGCAATACAGCGAGATCAAACAGCATGTGCTGCACCGCGTGCGCCTTGAGGCGAAGCGGCACTTGAGTTAA
- a CDS encoding ABC transporter permease, which produces MKLRQHVAISVMSVAIFFVLWQVAATRQWVDPLLLPSLTDIGLTAQELLADGYRQVPLWQHIAVSLARALSAFAVAIIIGIPLGLLMGLSEGLSAVLNPFVQFLRPLPKIALIPLAVVWLGIGESSKFFLIFIATFLSVVVGASAAVERIGRARIRVAQTLGASKGQIFLRVVLPDALPELFTTVRLSIGIGWTSLIAAEMVAASSGLGWMVINASSYLRTDIVMLGILLLGGIGYLLDLLLLGLQRALVPWAGKE; this is translated from the coding sequence ATGAAATTGCGTCAACATGTCGCCATCAGTGTGATGTCGGTGGCGATCTTTTTTGTGCTCTGGCAAGTGGCGGCGACCCGGCAATGGGTCGATCCGCTGTTGCTGCCCTCACTCACCGACATCGGCCTGACGGCACAAGAACTGCTCGCCGACGGTTACCGCCAGGTGCCGCTGTGGCAGCACATTGCCGTGAGCCTGGCGCGGGCGCTCAGCGCTTTTGCCGTCGCCATTATTATCGGCATTCCGCTCGGGCTGCTGATGGGGTTATCGGAGGGGCTTTCCGCCGTCCTTAACCCGTTTGTGCAGTTCCTGCGCCCGCTGCCCAAAATCGCCCTTATCCCGCTGGCGGTGGTGTGGCTGGGGATTGGCGAGTCGTCGAAATTTTTCCTCATCTTTATCGCCACATTTTTAAGCGTGGTGGTGGGTGCCAGCGCGGCGGTGGAGCGTATTGGTCGCGCACGGATCCGCGTGGCGCAAACCCTGGGCGCGTCAAAAGGGCAGATCTTCCTGCGCGTGGTGCTGCCGGACGCCTTACCGGAACTGTTCACCACCGTGCGTTTGTCGATTGGCATTGGCTGGACGTCGCTTATCGCCGCCGAAATGGTCGCCGCCAGTTCGGGGCTCGGCTGGATGGTGATTAACGCCAGCTCGTATCTGCGCACCGATATCGTCATGCTCGGCATTCTGCTGCTCGGCGGCATTGGCTATCTGCTGGATTTATTATTGCTGGGGCTGCAACGCGCGTTGGTGCCCTGGGCGGGGAAAGAGTGA
- a CDS encoding glycine betaine ABC transporter substrate-binding protein: protein MKKSLCLLLAAGSLWAHASFAATPNEVRVAYSGGSQVLMLSKADGSLDKALNSKVQWVQFASGADALSYFASNAIDIANFGSSPATAGIVRKLPVEIIGVSGVIASYERLIGKDGINNIRDIEGKRVAYPPNSTAQYALEAAISVNKLDRSKITLLPLRPAEMVAAWKRGDIDAGYVWAPFAQELESSGGHQVFATKDLQKDGYLIYNNYVVRKAFAEQYPEAVTAFLRVHQQKVDEFRKDPERAAAIVAKEVGAPLTTATNTLGGLEYPSLSEQGTAAWLGDGTQTSDSGIGKALSKTSNFLAGIGEIRKRDIPANWDNAIDSRYIREAAAAAK from the coding sequence ATGAAAAAGAGTCTCTGCTTATTACTGGCAGCGGGTAGCTTATGGGCTCACGCCAGCTTCGCAGCAACCCCAAATGAAGTCCGCGTCGCCTACAGCGGCGGTTCGCAAGTATTAATGTTGTCAAAAGCCGATGGCTCGCTGGATAAAGCCTTAAACAGCAAAGTGCAGTGGGTGCAATTTGCCTCCGGTGCCGATGCATTAAGTTATTTCGCCAGTAACGCCATTGATATTGCCAATTTTGGCTCCAGCCCGGCAACCGCCGGAATTGTGCGTAAATTACCGGTAGAAATTATTGGTGTTTCCGGCGTGATTGCCAGTTACGAACGCTTAATTGGTAAAGACGGCATTAACAATATTCGCGATATCGAAGGCAAACGCGTGGCCTATCCGCCCAATTCCACCGCGCAATATGCGCTGGAAGCGGCAATCAGTGTGAATAAACTCGACCGCAGCAAAATCACCCTGTTGCCGCTGCGCCCGGCAGAAATGGTAGCGGCCTGGAAACGTGGCGATATTGATGCTGGTTATGTCTGGGCACCGTTCGCCCAGGAACTGGAGTCCTCCGGCGGCCATCAAGTCTTCGCCACCAAAGATCTGCAAAAAGATGGCTACCTGATTTACAACAACTACGTAGTGCGCAAAGCCTTTGCTGAGCAGTACCCGGAAGCGGTCACCGCTTTCCTGCGTGTCCACCAGCAGAAAGTGGATGAGTTCAGAAAAGATCCTGAACGCGCCGCCGCGATTGTCGCCAAAGAGGTCGGCGCGCCGTTGACCACTGCGACCAATACCCTTGGCGGGCTGGAATACCCGAGCTTGAGCGAGCAGGGCACGGCGGCCTGGCTGGGTGACGGCACGCAAACCTCCGACAGCGGGATCGGCAAAGCATTGAGCAAAACGTCGAACTTCCTCGCCGGGATTGGCGAAATCCGCAAACGCGACATTCCGGCGAACTGGGATAACGCCATCGACTCCCGTTACATTCGCGAAGCGGCGGCAGCGGCAAAATGA
- a CDS encoding amino acid racemase — protein sequence MARPFLLGVLGGMGPLATLDFQHKLLEATPADSDQQQLPSVVWNVPQIADRQKALAGTGPSPLPQLLYGIEKLNQAGASHIVIPCNTAHHWFDELSRASEAKLLHIVDASIDALLALAQRPQRVGLIATQGTLDAGWYQQGLAAHNIEVLLPNEDELAQWFVPGCYAVKRGALHVGGDLLNSQARALLARGAEQLLLACTEVPVALKAVAAPSLSVAHDPAQLLAQRCAQIWLEYRHSYFPHTQSNNLNK from the coding sequence GTGGCTAGGCCCTTTTTACTCGGCGTGCTGGGCGGCATGGGGCCGCTCGCCACGCTCGATTTTCAGCACAAATTACTGGAAGCCACGCCCGCCGACAGTGATCAGCAGCAGTTGCCGTCAGTGGTGTGGAACGTGCCGCAAATCGCCGACCGGCAAAAAGCGCTGGCGGGCACGGGCCCGTCGCCACTGCCGCAACTGCTGTACGGTATCGAAAAACTCAACCAGGCTGGCGCAAGCCATATCGTCATTCCCTGCAACACCGCCCATCACTGGTTTGACGAACTCAGCCGCGCCAGTGAAGCTAAGCTGTTGCATATTGTTGATGCCTCTATCGATGCGCTGCTGGCGTTGGCGCAAAGACCGCAGCGGGTAGGGCTTATCGCCACGCAGGGTACGCTGGATGCAGGCTGGTATCAGCAGGGTCTCGCGGCGCACAACATCGAGGTGCTGCTACCTAATGAGGATGAACTGGCGCAGTGGTTTGTGCCGGGCTGTTATGCGGTGAAACGCGGGGCGTTGCATGTCGGTGGCGACCTGCTCAACTCACAAGCGCGTGCGCTGCTGGCACGGGGTGCCGAACAGTTGCTGCTCGCCTGTACTGAAGTGCCGGTTGCGCTGAAGGCAGTGGCGGCGCCGTCTCTTTCAGTTGCTCACGATCCGGCGCAATTACTCGCACAGCGCTGCGCGCAAATATGGCTGGAGTATCGCCATTCTTATTTCCCGCATACCCAAAGCAATAATTTGAATAAATAA
- a CDS encoding D-cysteine desulfhydrase: MHLARFPRLSLGHFPTPLEPLENLSAFLGGPKLWIKRDDATGLATGGNKTRKLEFLLADAQALNADVIITQGATQSNHVRQTIAGAAKLGLPTKVLLEKRVTDFGEDYQRSGNVLLDELLGGEIVAHLPGGTDMQKAMEAYAEQLREQGFKNPYVIPGGGSNAIGALGYVGCAEELLFQSSQLRLRIDQVVHATGSTGTQAGLVAGFTATNSHVPVLGISVRAPKAKQEENVWNLASRTRELLGVPGELPRETVVANSDYVGDGYGLPTESMLEALTLFARHEGILLDPVYSGKGAAGLIDLIRKGHFTHDENVVFIHTGGSAGLFGYRQVLEAHHRG, translated from the coding sequence ATGCATCTGGCTCGTTTTCCCCGCCTGTCATTAGGCCATTTCCCCACGCCGTTAGAGCCGCTGGAAAATTTAAGCGCGTTTCTGGGCGGCCCGAAATTATGGATTAAACGCGACGACGCCACCGGGCTTGCCACTGGCGGGAATAAAACCCGCAAACTGGAATTTTTACTGGCGGATGCGCAGGCCTTGAATGCCGATGTGATTATCACTCAGGGCGCAACGCAGTCGAACCATGTCCGCCAGACCATCGCCGGAGCGGCGAAACTCGGCTTACCCACTAAGGTGCTGCTGGAAAAACGCGTCACCGATTTCGGCGAAGATTACCAGCGGTCCGGCAACGTGCTGCTCGATGAACTGCTGGGCGGCGAGATAGTCGCGCATCTGCCGGGCGGCACGGATATGCAAAAAGCGATGGAAGCGTACGCGGAACAACTGCGTGAGCAGGGATTTAAAAACCCGTATGTCATTCCCGGCGGCGGGTCTAATGCTATTGGGGCGCTGGGCTATGTCGGCTGCGCCGAAGAGCTGCTGTTCCAGTCCTCACAACTGCGTCTGCGCATTGATCAGGTGGTGCACGCCACCGGCAGCACCGGCACGCAAGCCGGATTAGTTGCCGGGTTTACCGCCACCAACAGCCATGTGCCGGTGCTGGGTATCAGCGTGCGCGCGCCCAAAGCGAAGCAGGAAGAGAACGTCTGGAATCTGGCCTCGCGCACCCGCGAACTGCTCGGCGTACCGGGCGAATTGCCGCGTGAGACGGTGGTCGCCAACAGCGATTACGTGGGCGACGGCTACGGCCTGCCGACAGAAAGTATGCTGGAAGCGCTGACGCTGTTCGCGCGCCACGAAGGCATTCTGCTTGACCCGGTTTACTCCGGGAAAGGCGCAGCCGGGCTTATCGATTTGATCCGTAAAGGCCATTTCACCCACGATGAAAACGTGGTGTTTATCCATACCGGTGGATCAGCCGGGCTGTTTGGCTATCGCCAGGTTCTTGAGGCGCATCATCGTGGCTAG